Proteins from a genomic interval of Papaver somniferum cultivar HN1 chromosome 4, ASM357369v1, whole genome shotgun sequence:
- the LOC113275444 gene encoding probable protein phosphatase 2C 8: MDDDNDLSGVSNSKRELDSDDTELAAKRSKISECSEKEEENQNGGEEVKTSQSVLIKKTDDSQTEPVNGGSLGDNQSVKENVLSDQKSSIPVTKLPCTIEADAAEDKGSRHTMEDASVVLLDASLQVPGKLRCAHFAIYDGHGGRLAAEYAQKHLHANVLSVGLPRELMDVKAAKMAILGGFRRTDELLLQESTAGGWQDGATAVCVWVLGQKVFVANIGDAKAVVARSSSVNDSQSHLDGANPLKAIVLTREHKAIYPQERTRILKAGGSVSSNGRLQGSLEVSRAFGDRNFKKVGVSATPDVHSFDLTERDHFIILGCDGLWGVFGASDAVDFVQKQLKEGLSVTAVSRRLVREAVRERRCKDNCTVIVIVFKHHM, encoded by the exons ATGGATGATGATAATGATTTAAGTGGTGTTAGTAATTCGAAGCGTGAATTGGATTCCGATGATACAGAATTGGCCGCAAAGAGGTCCAAAATTAGTGAGTGTTCGGAGAAAGAAGAGGAGAATCAAAATGGAGGTGAAGAAGTGAAAACAAGTCAATCTGTGTTAATAAAGAAGACCGATGATTCCCAGACTGAGCCAGTAAATGGAGGAAGTTTAGGTGATAATCAGTCAGTAAAGGAAAATGTGTTGTCTGATCAGAAGAGCTCGATTCCGGTTACTAAGTTGCCGTGTACTATAGAAGCAGATGCAGCAGAAGATAAGGGTTCTAGGCATACCATGGAGGATGCATCAGTTGTACTTCTTGATGCAAGCTTACAAGTTCCTGGGAAATTGAG ATGTGCTCATTTTGCCATATATGATGGGCATGGAGGTCGATTGGCTGCTGAATATGCTCAAAAGCATTTACATGCAAATGTTCTTTCAGTAGGATTACCACGTGAGTTG ATGGATGTAAAAGCTGCAAAAATGGCCATCCTTGGCG GTTTCCGGCGGACTGATGAATTGCTTCTTCAAGAAAGCACTGCAG GAGGATGGCAAGATGGAGCCACGGCTGTCTGCGTCTGGGTTTTAGGGCAAAAA GTTTTTGTTGCCAACATTGGAGATGCAAAAGCGGTGGTAGCTCGATCATCTTCAGTAAATGACTCACAGAGTCATTTGGATGGAGCAAATCCGTTGAAGGCTATTGTTTTGACAAGAGAACACAAAGCTATCTATCCCCAAGAACGTACTCGTATTCTGAAG gcTGGTGGTTCTGTAAGCTCAAATGGACGGTTGCAGGGGAGCCTTGAGGTTTCCAGGGCCTTTGGTGATCGCAATTTCAAGAAG GTCGGTGTGAGTGCAACCCCAGATGTTCACTCGTTTGATCTTACAGAAAGAGATCACTTCATTATTCTTGGCTGTGATGGTTTATGGGGG GTTTTTGGAGCAAGTGATGCTGTTGATTTTGTTCAAAAGCAGTTAAAG GAGGGCTTATCTGTTACTGCAGTGAGCCGCCGTCTTGTAAGAGAAGCTGTCCGTGAGCGACGCTGCAAGGATAATTGCACGGTCATTGTTATCGTTTTCAAGCACCACATGTGA
- the LOC113273866 gene encoding WAT1-related protein At3g18200-like: MKFLTALIALQFCYAGFHIVTRFALDMGVSKIVYPVYRNIIALALLSPFAYFLEKKERPPITFHFLAQCFLLALCGITANQGFYILGLYYASPTFASAMQNSVPAITFVMAAALRYLLYYYNNPPMNTYSFSACVSRLENVSIARRDGIAKILGTIASVGGAMVITLYKGPALLHSTLSPFTASSPVDNQNIVDLSYQNKQQNWTLGCLFLVGHCFSWAAWMVFQAPVLKKYPAKLTVTSFTCFFGLLQFLVIAAFAETDIEKWKFQSTGELLTILYAGVVASGLVLSIQTWCIHKGGPVSVAVFQPLQTVLVAIMAALVLGDQLYSGGIIGAIFIKIGLWLVLWGKKEEKRWENSTENDNDITKTLLDEESRGKMENPTAISCETK, translated from the exons ATGAAGTTTCTAACAGCATTGATAGCTCTTCAGTTTTGTTATGCAGGGTTTCATATTGTTACTAGATTTGCATTAGACATGGGTGTTAGCAAAATTGTTTACCCTGTCTACAGAAACATTATTGCTCTCGCTTTGTTATCTCCCTTTGCTTATTTTCTAGAAAA GAAGGAAAGACCACCAATCACTTTTCATTTCCTAGCCCAATGCTTCCTGCTTGCATTATGTGG GATTACTGCTAATCAAGGATTCTACATACTGGGATTATATTATGCATCACCAACATTTGCATCTGCAATGCAAAACTCAGTTCCTGCAATAACTTTTGTAATGGCTGCAGCTCTAAGGTA TTTACTTTACTATTATAATAACCCTCCAATGAATACTTACTCCTTTTCCGCTTGTGTCTCTAGACTAGAGAATGTAAGCATAGCAAGAAGAGATGGAATAGCAAAGATATTGGGAACAATAGCAAGTGTAGGAGGAGCCATGGTCATTACTTTGTACAAAGGACCTGCTCTTTTGCACTCAACATTATCACCATTTACAGCTTCATCACCAGTTGACAATCAAAACATAGTGGATTTGTCATATCAGAATAAGCAACAAAATTGGACATTGGGCTGCCTTTTCCTGGTTGGTCATTGCTTCTCTTGGGCTGCTTGGATGGTTTTTCAG GCTCCAGTACTGAAAAAGTATCCAGCAAAACTTACAGTGACTTCGTTTACATGTTTCTTTGGGTTGTTACAATTCTTGGTCATAGCAGCTTTTGCTGAGACAGACATTGAAAAGTGGAAATTTCAATCTACTGGAGAGCTTCTAACCATCCTTTATGCT GGAGTGGTGGCATCAGGACTGGTGCTTTCAATTCAAACATGGTGCATTCATAAAGGGGGACCTGTTTCTGTTGCTGTGTTCCAACCATTACAGACAGTCTTAGTGGCTATAATGGCTGCCCTTGTACTTGGTGATCAATTATATTCTGGAGG GATAATTGGAGCAATCTTCATTAAGATTGGTTTATGGCTAGTTTTGTggggaaagaaagaggagaagagatGGGAGAATAGTACTGAGAATGACAATGATATAACAAAAACTCTTCTGGATGAAGAAAGTAGGGGAAAGATGGAGAATCCAACAGCAATTTCCTGTGAAACTAAGTGA